Proteins encoded in a region of the Altererythrobacter ishigakiensis genome:
- the ahpC gene encoding alkyl hydroperoxide reductase subunit C has protein sequence MGIIGSTIQPFKATAFQAGKDFFDVTDEDLKGKWSVFFFYPADFTFVCPTELEDMGEKYEMLQGMGVEVYGVSTDTHFSHKAWHDSSEKIGKLKFPFLGDQNHVLANNFGVLREGVGLADRATFVVDPDGVIQIMEITCEGVGRNANELTRKIKAAQYVRANPGQVCPAAWEEGSDTLAPSLDLVGKI, from the coding sequence ATGGGTATCATCGGATCAACCATCCAGCCGTTCAAGGCGACAGCATTTCAGGCCGGCAAGGACTTCTTCGACGTCACCGACGAAGATCTGAAGGGCAAATGGAGCGTCTTTTTCTTCTACCCGGCGGACTTCACTTTCGTTTGCCCGACCGAATTGGAAGACATGGGTGAGAAGTACGAGATGCTTCAGGGCATGGGCGTAGAAGTATACGGCGTCAGCACCGACACGCACTTCAGCCACAAGGCATGGCACGATAGCAGTGAGAAGATCGGCAAGCTCAAGTTCCCGTTCCTTGGTGACCAGAACCACGTGCTGGCAAACAACTTCGGCGTGCTCCGCGAAGGCGTAGGCCTTGCTGACCGTGCGACATTCGTTGTCGATCCGGATGGCGTGATCCAGATCATGGAAATCACCTGCGAAGGCGTAGGCCGCAACGCAAACGAACTGACCCGCAAGATCAAGGCAGCACAATATGTGCGCGCCAACCCGGGCCAGGTTTGCCCGGCGGCGTGGGAAGAAGGCAGCGACACGCTTGCTCCTTCGCTTGACCTCGTAGGCAAGATCTAA